In Spirosoma aureum, a single genomic region encodes these proteins:
- a CDS encoding NADP-dependent isocitrate dehydrogenase, which translates to MEKIKVANPVVELDGDEMTRIIWKFIKDKLILPYVDVDIKYYDLGIEYRDETNDQVTIDAANAIKEYGVGIKCATITPDEDRVKEFNLKQMWKSPNGTIRNILDGTVFREPIVMNNVPRLVTNWKAPIIVGRHAFGDQYRATDFLVPGKGKLTMKFEGEDGTVQEYEVFNFPGAGVAMGMYNLDESIRGFAKACFNMALQKGWPLYLSTKNTILKKYDGRFKDIFQEIYDAEFKAKGVHYEHRLIDDMVASALKWEGNFVWACKNYDGDVQSDTVAQGFGSLGLMTSVLVTPDGKTMEAEAAHGTVTRHYREYQKGNKTSTNPIASIYAWTRGLAFRGQLDDNQPLIDFANALEAVCVETVESGKMTKDLALSAYPAGTKLAAGEHYLNTEDFLEALDENLKAKLA; encoded by the coding sequence ATGGAAAAAATTAAGGTGGCGAATCCGGTTGTGGAGCTGGATGGCGACGAAATGACACGCATCATCTGGAAATTCATCAAAGACAAGCTGATTCTGCCCTACGTTGATGTTGACATTAAATATTATGACCTTGGTATCGAGTACCGCGACGAAACCAATGATCAGGTAACCATTGATGCGGCTAATGCCATTAAAGAATACGGGGTTGGTATCAAATGCGCAACCATCACACCCGACGAAGATCGCGTTAAAGAGTTCAATCTGAAACAGATGTGGAAGTCGCCAAACGGCACGATCCGCAATATTCTGGATGGTACGGTTTTCCGCGAGCCAATCGTTATGAACAACGTTCCGCGGTTAGTTACCAACTGGAAAGCGCCAATCATTGTCGGCCGTCACGCCTTTGGTGATCAGTACCGTGCTACCGATTTTCTGGTACCAGGCAAGGGTAAACTGACCATGAAGTTTGAAGGTGAAGACGGAACGGTTCAGGAATACGAAGTATTCAATTTCCCTGGCGCAGGGGTTGCCATGGGTATGTATAACCTGGACGAGTCGATCCGTGGTTTTGCTAAAGCCTGCTTCAACATGGCGCTGCAAAAAGGCTGGCCGTTGTACCTCTCGACCAAAAATACGATCCTGAAAAAATACGACGGTCGTTTCAAAGATATCTTCCAGGAAATCTACGATGCCGAATTCAAGGCGAAAGGCGTTCACTACGAACACCGCCTGATCGATGACATGGTCGCATCGGCACTGAAGTGGGAAGGTAATTTCGTTTGGGCTTGTAAAAACTACGACGGCGACGTTCAGTCGGATACGGTTGCCCAGGGCTTCGGTTCTTTGGGTCTGATGACATCGGTACTCGTTACGCCAGATGGCAAAACGATGGAAGCCGAAGCAGCCCACGGTACCGTAACGCGTCACTACCGCGAGTACCAGAAAGGTAACAAAACTTCAACCAACCCGATTGCGTCGATCTACGCCTGGACGCGTGGATTGGCCTTCCGTGGTCAGCTAGACGACAATCAACCGCTGATCGATTTCGCAAATGCCCTCGAAGCTGTTTGCGTTGAAACGGTTGAAAGTGGTAAAATGACCAAAGATCTGGCGTTGTCGGCTTATCCGGCTGGCACGAAACTGGCCGCTGGTGAGCATTACCTGAACACCGAAGATTTCCTCGAAGCGCTGGACGAAAACCTGAAAGCGAAATTAGCTTAG
- a CDS encoding Dabb family protein encodes MKHIVAIIALALLSITQTYAHTPNGEPPAKKMKANATVQHIVLFKFKAETTPEKVNEIVAAFEALPSQIKEIKGFKWGTNNSPEKLNKGLTHAFILTFDNEKDRDTYLPHPAHKKFGTIVGPWLAEVTVVDFTDQAK; translated from the coding sequence ATGAAACATATTGTTGCCATCATCGCTCTGGCCCTGTTATCGATCACCCAGACTTATGCTCACACGCCAAATGGCGAACCACCTGCAAAGAAAATGAAAGCAAATGCTACCGTTCAGCACATTGTACTGTTTAAATTCAAGGCCGAAACGACACCGGAGAAAGTAAACGAGATTGTGGCCGCTTTTGAAGCGCTGCCTTCGCAGATCAAGGAAATCAAAGGATTTAAGTGGGGGACCAACAACAGCCCTGAGAAGCTCAATAAAGGGCTGACCCATGCATTTATCCTGACATTTGATAACGAGAAAGATCGCGATACCTATCTGCCTCATCCCGCCCACAAAAAGTTTGGAACCATTGTTGGACCCTGGCTGGCCGAGGTGACAGTCGTTGATTTTACCGATCAGGCAAAATAA